The Prionailurus viverrinus isolate Anna chromosome C1, UM_Priviv_1.0, whole genome shotgun sequence DNA window TTTTTCTAATAGGATGGGTATCTGCTGTCTTTCCTGGACATCCTTTGTCCCCACGGGCCCATCCGTTCAATCTTGCCCATGACCTTTGAGGCTGTCAAACAGGTAAGGCATAATCCCACATCCAGTAGGAATGGCAACCTTCCTCAACAGCTGTAGCCAAAGGTTCTCTGAGCTGCACATCTTCCCCACAGTGTCCCCTCTTACCTCTCAGTTCATCTTAAGTACTTAAGTACTTAACTTTTCCACACCCAGGACCACGGCTTTATGTTGTACCGGACCTATCTGACCCATACTGTTTCTGAGCCAACACAGTTGTGGGTGCCTAACAATGGAGTCCATGACCGTGCCTATGTGATGGTAGATGGGGTAAGAAACTTGTGAGcccatctcctctctccttcccagcaCCTTTAGCCTTAAGGTCCCCTTATCTACCTTTTCCCATTGTCTGCCCACATTTGCAGGGGGCCCAGGGATAAGCTGGGATGAGGAAGAATTTGGCTGAGGCTAAGGTTCCAGAATGGATGGGTAACTGACAGGCCACATTCTCTTTGCTCCCCAGATACAGGTGCTAACGTAGCTTCCTGTGTCATGGCCACGAGCTAGATGTGGAGCCCTTCCGCTCACAGATCTTTTTATCCACAGGTGTTTCAGGGTGTCTTGGAACGAAACATGAAACACCAACTATTTTTGATGGGGAAAATGGGGGCCAAACTGGACATCCTGCTGGAGAACATGGGGAGGCTCAGTTTTGGGTCCAACAGCAGTGACTTCAAGGTGAGCTAGCTTTGCCCACCCCCTTCTCCTCCATACTCTTACTGACCAAAGTCCCTTGGAAAGATAGGGGCCTAATGAAAGATAGACAAGAGCCATGTGCTTAGGAGTTAGGCAGCAAAGTAGTCACTTGTGGGGCTCTAGACATGGCCAACAGTTATATCCCAGGGCTTGATTAGGGACAGTTTGGCCTTAAGAGCTTAACGAATGAtgaattttcatttgtcttcttcACAGGGCCTATTAGAGCCACCAGTTCTGGGACAAACAGCCCTTACCCAGTGGCTGATGTTCCCTCTGAAAGTTGATAAACTTGTAAAGTGGTGGTTTCCCCTCCCGTTGCTGAGAAGTTCACACCCTCAAGCTCCCTCTGGCCCCACCTTCTACTCCACAACATTTTCAATTTTAGGAGAAGGCGGGGACACTTTCCTCTTTCTACCTGGATGGACCAAGGTATTGCTGACAGTGGGGTTGGGGTCAAGGTGATGAGAGGAAAATCATGGAAGAAGGGGCAGCAGAAATTCCTCTGATTAGAAACCCCAAAGGGCATGATTCTACGCCCTTGATAGCTgaccctttattttcttctctctttgccagGGCCAAGTCTGGATCAATGGGTTTAACTTGGGCCGGTACTGGACAAGGCAGGGGCCACAACAGACCCTCTACGTGCCAAGACCCCTGCTGTTTTCTAGGGGAGCCCTCAACAAAATCACATTGCTAGAGCTAGAAAACGTGCCTTCTGAGCCCCAAATCCAGTTTCTGGATAGGCCTATCCTCAATAGCACCTTGCATAAGACATACATCTATTCCCTCTCAGCTGATACACAAAGTCCCTCTGAACCAATGGAGTTAAGTGGGCACTGAAAGAAAGGTAACCCTTAGGCCTGGGACACGGAGTGGGTAGGATCCCTTGGTGCTGGCCCCGGTGACCACGTGGAACCAAAGGTCACAAGGCCTGAATGCGAGTACAAGTGCAGTTTCCTTGCCAGACTTTATTATGATTAAAGTTCCAGAGACAGTACCAGCTCCACACACCTCTGTGGCCCTGTCTTTGCCCTGGTTCCTGAGTGTCCTCCCTAATCTTCCAAACACTCTGGTTTCATGGGAAAGAAGAAGCCTAAGGCTAGCATGAATGCACCCTCTCAAGGCCCAGAGTCAGCCCCAGGCACAGCCCTAAGAGATCAGGAAGAGGGCTTTCCAGCCTGGCAGCGATGATCCCGGAGGCAGCGtgtggagcagaaagagaagtcgAGATAGTGAAAGGGAATGAGGCCTTGGAGGGATGTCCCACAACTCCAGCAGCGTCTGGACAAGAAGAACACAAAGGGCTGACCAGGTACCCCAGAAACTTTCCGATCCAagctctcccctttccctcctgccATTTCTGGTTTGGCTCCAGAGGGTTCCCAGAACATCTCAAGTCCCCTCAACAGCCTGAGTTCTCTGCAAGCACGCATTCTGCGTGCCCCAACACAGCCCACCCATTACGCCTGCCCCTGCAGGCTGAGCACTTACTGAGCACTGACGgctgcagagcctggggcctgaggGGTGGGGGCTCCCAGCTGGGCAGCCAGCCTGCGCTCTGCAGCCAGGGCTCTCTGCGGGGAAGAGAAGTCTTGTTAAGGACAAGGCCCCAGTGGTGGATGGGATGCTCCAGAAGTGACAGCGGCACACTGGGAAGGGGTCGGACCTCTCAGGAGGTCTCAGCTGTGGAAGAGAGAACCACCAGCCTCACCTTCTCCCGATCGCTGAGGGCGGCAAAGCGCCGCCGCTCTTCTTGTTCCCGCGCCTCCTGCTCCCGCTGCTGCAGCTGCTGTTTTTCCCGTTGCCGCCGGGCAGCCTTCTCCCTTTTCCGCAGAGCCTGCTGTGCCTCCATTTCTGGCGTCAGGGGCCCTGGCACCTGGAGAATTTCCAGGGAGGGGTAAGGTAAGACCCATACACGCTATCTTTGGGGAAACTAGAAGAACGTGGAAAAGATCTAGCCAGGGTCTGTGATGGCTTCCTactctgctgctgcttcttttccaGCTCACCTGAGCCTTGCTGTAATCATAAGCATCTGGATTCTTCTCCATGAACCTTCGGAACTCATTACGTGTTGACTTGTCAGCTGCGACTGTATATGGCGGCCGGGCCCTGGAGTCCCTAGGTGCAAACCGCCCCCACAAAAAAAATGGGTTCAGCTCGCTTCTTACATCTCCCAACCTCACCCAGACAGATGAAGGGGATACTGTGAAGTAGCCAGTACCACCATTAGCCTCCAGATGATCCTCTCTATACCCTAAAGGGCTCGGCTTGGGGACCCTTACTTACTGCACAGTAGGGTCAGCACCCGCCTCCAGCAGCAGGTGAACCACTGAGCCTCTCCCAGCTGCAGCTGCCGCATGCAGGAGCGTGAAGCCGCTGGAGCCCAAGGGGGCACTGAGCAGAGACAGAACTCCAGGGTCTATGGGGCCGGCAGCTAGCTGGAGTTTCAACATCCCAACATCTCCGGCTCGGCAAGCAGCTAGAAGCATGTCCCAGAGCTCTGCCTGATCGGGGGTCTTGGCCTCATCCAGAGAAGGCCCCACAGGGGCTGCCCGTCCCTGGGTGGACTGTGAGAAGGCCTCATCTCCTTGAGTTTGCTGGGGAAGAGCCTCCAGGTCTCggcttctctccttctttttattccttttcctcctcctccgctTTGGCAATACCTCAAACTCCCGAAGATCCAGGGTCCCCACTGCCAACTCTACTAGCTCCAACTCCACCTGGAAGCTGTCCTCTCCCTCCGACCCTGAACCTGGGGAAAAATATGACATGTGAGGTCCGTCCAAAGAGATGATACAGAGGGTGGAAGTATGTGGGCTGGCCCAGATGCTATAAGTGTACATAAAAAGGTAATTCAGATGATCTTGAAATTAAATTAAGTATTTGTAGTTTGTCAGCCAAGACCAAGTAGCACATCAAAGGCTGAATCCGTTAGTATCACATGCAGAAATGGAACTCTCAGCTCAGACAAGGACAGACCCAGCAGGAGCTATGGAGGAACAAGCGTCCTTAGACTCTCCCCTTGAGCAGCCTTAGGATGGTACATAACAGAGTAGAGCATGGGAGCAGTGACAGCCACACAGACTAAGAGTCTGCAGCCGGGAAAGCAGGCCTTAGCTCCAAACCACACCATCCGGTAAGACAGGTCAATTATGTAAGGTTTATGCAACACAAGCGTCTATTTCATGTACTATTTCGTGTTTTCTAAGTACTGAGGATACATCCATGaacaaaagagaacaggaaattTGGAAAGGTCACAAAACACGTCTCTGTAACTGCTACCACATACCCCTTATCATAAcagacttgtgtgtgtgtataacggtgtgtgtgttgtgtaagGGCTCATCTATAAAGaaggaagtggggcgcctgggtggttcagtcggttaagcatccgactcttgatatcagctcaggtcttaatctcagggtggtgagttcaagccctgcatcgggctctgtactgggcgtggagcctacttaaaaaaaaaaagaaggaagtgacaGTAGGAGATCTGACTGCATTTCCAGGATAGACACCCAGATAGAGATTGGACAGTTGCCAGATGGCGCTCAAACCCTGTTTGGGAGACTCCTCGTTCTGCCCAAGTGCCTCATTTTCATCACTGGAGACCTTTCTTTCTGCCTCGATAGCCTTCTTCTCTCTCATGGTCTTCCAGTGTGTCCGAGGTGAGTCCAACCTGACTGTCTCCCGGGGGTCTTCTTCTGCCATAAAACAAAAGATGTTACTCAAGTTTAGCTGAAGAGAAGCCATTCCAGGTTTCTCTCAATGAAGATGCTGTCTGGATGTACAAATGAGAACCAAGGCTTGGGCTGGAAAGTACAGGAAGATCTAGGGAGTCTGGGGATCTAGAAAGAAGGCTCACCGTGGACATGCAAGGTGGTCAGCTTATGGAGCACACGCTGTAGCTCCCGGAAGGTGGGTCTGCGGGTAGCGAGGGGGATATCCCAAAGCCGGGGATCCCCCCGTTGCAGGGGTGCGCCAGGGCCTCCGAAGAACAAGGACCGGCCAGAGCGGGGGGCACGTAGCAGTATTGTCCCAGCCTCCCCCAGTGCTTTAGCCCAGCCCGGCCCTGCCAGCAGGTCACGAACATCCTAGAAAAAAGAGTAAGTCAGGCCAGTGTATCTTCACTTGCTGTTTTCAAATCTCCAACCAAAAAATGGCCCACAGATGACGTGTAAGGGATGGGAAGTAGAAGGTAACACAGGGGAAGGAAGAATGAGAAGGCTAAGGTTCTTGGGGATCCATCCCTAGTCTACCCTCGCCTATGCAGAAATAACGAAGACTGGGAGGATACGGGAGTCCCTCCCTTGGAGTATCTGCCAAGTTGAGAGGGGTAAACAGTAGATCAGCGGACCACCAGATCTGGGACGCCTAACTCACCTTATATAACGTGGCTTCATTATAGCGCCTCAGGTTGGCTCCGGCAGAACGAGAAGCCGCACCCCGGGCATCCCGAACTCCCTGGGCCGTGCCCCGCTTGGCCCGCACCGTGTAGCGGTGAAAGGTCTTGTGTGTCACCACGTCTCTTCTGTAGACAACACGGACTCAGTACTGGAAACTAGCCCGTACTCCCAGGCTAACCGGGTCCATTCCATCCTTACACCCACGCAGCACCCTCTCACCCCTGAAAAATGGCACCAGCAAAGTGCCCAGCCGCAGCCATGAGCACCACACAGTATCCGGGACCTCCGTTTTGCAGGTTCTGTAGCAGCAGTTCTGGTTCttctggggacacctggatgaCAGAGGGACAGCACAAACCTATCTGTTGCATTCACTGAGAGTAAGAAACTAAGTGCCAGGGCTAAGTGTTTCACCTGCACTATCTCATTTCATATAACCATCCTGAGgcttgtctccattttacaagtCAGGAAATTTGAAGCTTGTAGAGGTAGTCAAGATCAAGTGGCAGAATGACAATTCAAACCTAGATTGGTCTGTTTCCAAACTTAACTCCATTACACCCGACCCCAGATTCAGGCCAATTCAATCCAAGACTGTGCTGTCAATTGTGACCCCACATGCAAccggaagaaagagaaaaaagtaagaaatggaCTGGGTTCAGGGGAAATCTAGGCTGAGTGTCCAAAAGGCTGCAGTTGACCACACAACCTGCGCTGCCACTTGCCTGGCGAGGGCCCAGGACACAGCGGTAGGCATCAAGGAACTGGCCCCGGGCATTCTGGAAAAGAACCCGATGGGGGTGGAAGCCTTGGGCTCTGGTGGGCTTCTCATACTCTGCCCTCTCCTCATCCAGAATCTGCAAGCCCTCTTCACTGGCTGAGTCTGAATCTTCTGATCCTGAGATGCTGGAAAGATCTCCTGAAAACATGAGGTGCACAAGTTTGGCGTTCCATCTTTGACCTTTCCACAGGCTCCTAAACTAgagccctcctccacccccacgtCCTACTCAACACAGGTCTACCAGCCATCACCTGTGGAACTCTGCTTTTCAAAGTCCAGGGCAGACAGGAGAGGCTTGTCCTTGAGACGTTGCTTTAGGTTAAACCGATGCCAGTCAAGCTTATAATGTTCCCTCTGGTAGGAAGCAAAGGGGGAGGCTGAATGTGGAAATATGCCCCCCTCTGGCCCTTTATGGTACCCATCACCAGTAACAGAACTCCAGGAAGTGTGTTGGATAACACCAACAGCCTTACTCAAAACGTAAACCTTGATTAAAGATAAATCATACGTCTACCTCTCCTCACCCACCATTATACTTTTGCTTCCACCATTTACCTCTGCACCTGGCCTTACCTGTTCCTGGTGGTTGTGGAAGGTCTGGTCACAAGTTGAACAAAATAACTTTTCTGAAATATCCAGCAGAccctggagttttctttctggGCTTGCGCTCTCCCCTGAACCTAAATAAGGGGAGGGCAATTAGAGGTGGAAAGGGAGCCCAAATCTGCACCTGGAATCACATTCACTGTCTAATATACAAAGGGGGATACAAAAGAAAAGCATCTTTTCCTCCAAAGAATTTATAATCtagtaataatgaaataaatggcaCAGTAATCACCTGATACAATACGTTTCTGAAAAGAAGTATGTAAGGTGAATATATATCAAACACTAAATTAACTAAAGGGATTACCTAGAGGAATCctgcagaaaataatttttggcaACATTAAAATCATGTTTGCAAAAACCACTTCTCAAATGCCCTTTAAATAGCTTTACGTTTCCAATTACAGTccggtttttaaaaaacatgctcAAGAAAA harbors:
- the ANKZF1 gene encoding ankyrin repeat and zinc finger domain-containing protein 1 isoform X2, encoding MLQKSGLGIEDEHAARFPGPLVQLLRAGASTRGLVIAGVHCTAMSPVSAAAQVPTLVSLFDLNADAPVLQGLNLVSHPSGEALAQALQTSCPGSGESASPERKLQGLLDISEKLFCSTCDQTFHNHQEQREHYKLDWHRFNLKQRLKDKPLLSALDFEKQSSTGDLSSISGSEDSDSASEEGLQILDEERAEYEKPTRAQGFHPHRVLFQNARGQFLDAYRCVLGPRQVSPEEPELLLQNLQNGGPGYCVVLMAAAGHFAGAIFQGRDVVTHKTFHRYTVRAKRGTAQGVRDARGAASRSAGANLRRYNEATLYKDVRDLLAGPGWAKALGEAGTILLRAPRSGRSLFFGGPGAPLQRGDPRLWDIPLATRRPTFRELQRVLHKLTTLHVHEEDPRETVRLDSPRTHWKTMREKKAIEAERKVSSDENEALGQNEESPKQGSGSEGEDSFQVELELVELAVGTLDLREFEVLPKRRRRKRNKKKERSRDLEALPQQTQGDEAFSQSTQGRAAPVGPSLDEAKTPDQAELWDMLLAACRAGDVGMLKLQLAAGPIDPGVLSLLSAPLGSSGFTLLHAAAAAGRGSVVHLLLEAGADPTVQDSRARPPYTVAADKSTRNEFRRFMEKNPDAYDYSKAQVPGPLTPEMEAQQALRKREKAARRQREKQQLQQREQEAREQEERRRFAALSDREKTLLELWDIPPRPHSLSLSRLLFLLHTLPPGSSLPGWKALFLIS
- the ANKZF1 gene encoding ankyrin repeat and zinc finger domain-containing protein 1 isoform X3, coding for MSPVSAAAQVPTLVSLFDLNADAPVLQGLNLVSHPSGEALAQALQTSCPGSGESASPERKLQGLLDISEKLFCSTCDQTFHNHQEQREHYKLDWHRFNLKQRLKDKPLLSALDFEKQSSTGDLSSISGSEDSDSASEEGLQILDEERAEYEKPTRAQGFHPHRVLFQNARGQFLDAYRCVLGPRQVSPEEPELLLQNLQNGGPGYCVVLMAAAGHFAGAIFQGRDVVTHKTFHRYTVRAKRGTAQGVRDARGAASRSAGANLRRYNEATLYKDVRDLLAGPGWAKALGEAGTILLRAPRSGRSLFFGGPGAPLQRGDPRLWDIPLATRRPTFRELQRVLHKLTTLHVHEEDPRETVRLDSPRTHWKTMREKKAIEAERKVSSDENEALGQNEESPKQGSGSEGEDSFQVELELVELAVGTLDLREFEVLPKRRRRKRNKKKERSRDLEALPQQTQGDEAFSQSTQGRAAPVGPSLDEAKTPDQAELWDMLLAACRAGDVGMLKLQLAAGPIDPGVLSLLSAPLGSSGFTLLHAAAAAGRGSVVHLLLEAGADPTVQDSRARPPYTVAADKSTRNEFRRFMEKNPDAYDYSKAQVPGPLTPEMEAQQALRKREKAARRQREKQQLQQREQEAREQEERRRFAALSDREKRALAAERRLAAQLGAPTPQAPGSAAVSAQRCWSCGTSLQGLIPFHYLDFSFCSTRCLRDHRCQAGKPSS
- the ANKZF1 gene encoding ankyrin repeat and zinc finger domain-containing protein 1 isoform X5, yielding MAAAGHFAGAIFQGRDVVTHKTFHRYTVRAKRGTAQGVRDARGAASRSAGANLRRYNEATLYKDVRDLLAGPGWAKALGEAGTILLRAPRSGRSLFFGGPGAPLQRGDPRLWDIPLATRRPTFRELQRVLHKLTTLHVHEEDPRETVRLDSPRTHWKTMREKKAIEAERKVSSDENEALGQNEESPKQGSGSEGEDSFQVELELVELAVGTLDLREFEVLPKRRRRKRNKKKERSRDLEALPQQTQGDEAFSQSTQGRAAPVGPSLDEAKTPDQAELWDMLLAACRAGDVGMLKLQLAAGPIDPGVLSLLSAPLGSSGFTLLHAAAAAGRGSVVHLLLEAGADPTVQDSRARPPYTVAADKSTRNEFRRFMEKNPDAYDYSKAQVPGPLTPEMEAQQALRKREKAARRQREKQQLQQREQEAREQEERRRFAALSDREKRALAAERRLAAQLGAPTPQAPGSAAVSAQRCWSCGTSLQGLIPFHYLDFSFCSTRCLRDHRCQAGKPSS
- the ANKZF1 gene encoding ankyrin repeat and zinc finger domain-containing protein 1 isoform X1, whose protein sequence is MLQKSGLGIEDEHAARFPGPLVQLLRAGASTRGLVIAGVHCTAMSPVSAAAQVPTLVSLFDLNADAPVLQGLNLVSHPSGEALAQALQTSCPGSGESASPERKLQGLLDISEKLFCSTCDQTFHNHQEQREHYKLDWHRFNLKQRLKDKPLLSALDFEKQSSTGDLSSISGSEDSDSASEEGLQILDEERAEYEKPTRAQGFHPHRVLFQNARGQFLDAYRCVLGPRQVSPEEPELLLQNLQNGGPGYCVVLMAAAGHFAGAIFQGRDVVTHKTFHRYTVRAKRGTAQGVRDARGAASRSAGANLRRYNEATLYKDVRDLLAGPGWAKALGEAGTILLRAPRSGRSLFFGGPGAPLQRGDPRLWDIPLATRRPTFRELQRVLHKLTTLHVHEEDPRETVRLDSPRTHWKTMREKKAIEAERKVSSDENEALGQNEESPKQGSGSEGEDSFQVELELVELAVGTLDLREFEVLPKRRRRKRNKKKERSRDLEALPQQTQGDEAFSQSTQGRAAPVGPSLDEAKTPDQAELWDMLLAACRAGDVGMLKLQLAAGPIDPGVLSLLSAPLGSSGFTLLHAAAAAGRGSVVHLLLEAGADPTVQDSRARPPYTVAADKSTRNEFRRFMEKNPDAYDYSKAQVPGPLTPEMEAQQALRKREKAARRQREKQQLQQREQEAREQEERRRFAALSDREKRALAAERRLAAQLGAPTPQAPGSAAVSAQRCWSCGTSLQGLIPFHYLDFSFCSTRCLRDHRCQAGKPSS
- the ANKZF1 gene encoding ankyrin repeat and zinc finger domain-containing protein 1 isoform X4, whose protein sequence is MLQKSGLGIEDEHAARFPGPLVQLLRAGASTRGLVIAGVHCTAMSPVSAAAQVPTLVSLFDLNADAPVLQGLNLVSHPSGEALAQALQTSCPGSGESASPERKLQGLLDISEKLFCSTCDQTFHNHQEQREHYKLDWHRFNLKQRLKDKPLLSALDFEKQSSTGDLSSISGSEDSDSASEEGLQILDEERAEYEKPTRAQGFHPHRVLFQNARGQFLDAYRCVLGPRQVSPEEPELLLQNLQNGGPGYCVVLMAAAGHFAGAIFQGRDVVTHKTFHRYTVRAKRGTAQGVRDARGAASRSAGANLRRYNEATLYKDVRDLLAGPGWAKALGEAGTILLRAPRSGRSLFFGGPGAPLQRGDPRLWDIPLATRRPTFRELQRVLHKLTTLHVHEEDPRETVRLDSPRTHWKTMREKKAIEAERKVSSDENEALGQNEESPKQGSGSEGEDSFQVELELVELAVGTLDLREFEVLPKRRRRKRNKKKERSRDLEALPQQTQGDEAFSQSTQGRAAPVGPSLDEAKTPDQAELWDMLLAACRAGDVGMLKLQLAAGPIDPGVLSLLSAPLGSSGFTLLHAAAAAGRGSVVHLLLEAGADPTVQDSRARPPYTVAADKSTRNEFRRFMEKNPDAYDYSKAQVPGPLTPEMEAQQALRKREKAARRQREKQQLQQREQEAREQEERRRFAALSDREKLHVGPCLQLHVHAGSQLQHVL